From the genome of Ornithobacterium rhinotracheale, one region includes:
- a CDS encoding FAD-binding oxidoreductase: protein MKTQYILVGYGLANVCFAKYCVENKQSFVIFDDQKITASNVAAGVVNPIVLKRFTPVWQAIEQMDLLKKTFGEFTELLGNKYFHEMPIYRVLANDKEAEIWHRKIQENTILEKYLAPKIIDNKYESLKAEHGFGAMNETGYVDITQLLADFKNQYKEHFRNEKFDYTQLNVDNNTYQDLTFDKIVFAEGTKVLQNPYFGFIPVVPNKGQVLKVRTEEPLPHAIVKSKCFLMPIGENEYYVGATYNREFQNEEATLEDRQKLQEQLEHFYTKRYQIIDEKVGTRPTVPDRRPIIGQHPEHPALYVLNGLGTRGTFNGPAMAKALYEAIEQGAEIDPQINIRRFL, encoded by the coding sequence ATGAAAACACAATATATATTAGTGGGCTATGGGCTAGCCAATGTTTGTTTTGCTAAATATTGTGTAGAAAACAAACAATCTTTTGTAATTTTCGATGATCAAAAAATCACCGCCTCTAATGTGGCCGCAGGAGTGGTAAACCCTATAGTTCTCAAAAGATTTACGCCCGTTTGGCAGGCCATTGAACAAATGGATTTATTGAAAAAAACTTTCGGTGAATTTACAGAGCTTTTGGGCAATAAATATTTTCATGAAATGCCCATTTATCGTGTTTTGGCAAACGATAAAGAAGCAGAAATTTGGCATAGAAAAATCCAAGAAAATACAATTTTAGAAAAGTATTTAGCACCCAAAATAATCGATAATAAGTACGAAAGCCTAAAAGCAGAACACGGCTTCGGTGCTATGAACGAGACGGGCTATGTAGACATTACCCAGCTCTTAGCCGATTTTAAAAATCAGTATAAAGAACATTTCCGGAATGAGAAATTTGATTACACTCAATTAAATGTAGACAATAATACCTATCAAGACCTTACATTTGATAAAATCGTATTTGCCGAGGGCACCAAAGTATTGCAAAACCCTTATTTCGGATTTATTCCCGTGGTGCCCAATAAGGGGCAGGTGCTAAAAGTGCGCACCGAGGAGCCGCTCCCTCACGCCATCGTTAAATCCAAATGTTTCCTGATGCCTATCGGAGAGAACGAGTATTATGTAGGCGCGACCTACAACCGCGAGTTTCAAAATGAGGAGGCCACGCTAGAAGACCGACAAAAATTGCAGGAGCAATTAGAGCATTTTTATACAAAAAGGTATCAAATAATAGACGAAAAGGTAGGCACGCGCCCTACTGTGCCAGATAGGCGCCCTATCATAGGTCAGCACCCAGAGCACCCCGCGCTTTATGTTTTAAACGGCCTAGGCACGCGAGGTACCTTTAATGGGCCGGCAATGGCCAAGGCACTTTATGAGGCAATAGAGCAAGGTGCGGAGATAGACCCGCAGATAAATATTCGGAGATTTTTATAA
- a CDS encoding ABC-F family ATP-binding cassette domain-containing protein: protein MLQAQNVGVHFAGNYLFDGVTFRINKGDRVGLAGKNGAGKSTLLKILSKKQNPTEGEVVYEGQISVGYLSQDIDFEEGRTVWEEAGQAFEQLNYLQQRMEEVNHQLATRTDYESEAYHDLIHDISHLTERYTMLGGYTKDADIEKVLKGLGFKDTDFNRLTSEFSGGWRMRVELAKLLLQKHDVMLLDEPTNHLDIDSILWLEEFLKSYEGAVILVSHDKLFLDNVTNRTLEVANKRIHDYKANYSKYIQLRDERREQLKAEKKNQEQYIKHTEQLIDKFRAKASKASTAKSLQKKLERIDIIEVENEDVHNMNINFEASQRSGKVVFNLENVKKAFGNHTIFSGVNLEIVRGEKVAFVGQNGQGKTTLARCIVGELDFEGNIKHGHNVEVGYFAQNQHHVLVDSRSVLDEAEHAANENTRPKVRDVLGAFLFSGEAAEKKVKVLSGGERNRLALAKLLLHPSNVLIMDEPTNHLDIQSKEILKKALNNYEGTLILVSHDREFLSGLADKIVEFKDGEVKEFLGNIDEYLEYRKASNMREIEKVEPKKQPNKAPTTPPERKEDKRIKNKINNLEAEIANIEKEIAKLEEKFMQENPSKEQLANYESLKNNLQAKMQLWEELSEQI, encoded by the coding sequence ATGTTACAAGCGCAAAATGTTGGAGTACACTTCGCAGGCAATTATTTATTTGATGGAGTTACCTTTAGAATTAATAAAGGAGATCGCGTCGGGCTCGCAGGGAAAAATGGAGCAGGGAAATCAACTTTGCTAAAAATCCTTTCAAAAAAACAAAATCCTACCGAGGGAGAAGTAGTGTATGAAGGGCAAATTAGTGTGGGGTACCTGTCTCAGGATATTGATTTTGAGGAGGGGCGCACCGTGTGGGAGGAGGCCGGACAGGCTTTTGAGCAGCTAAATTATTTGCAGCAGCGAATGGAGGAGGTGAATCATCAATTAGCCACTCGCACGGATTATGAAAGCGAGGCGTACCACGATTTAATACACGATATTAGCCACTTAACAGAGCGCTACACGATGCTCGGAGGCTACACCAAAGATGCCGATATTGAAAAAGTGCTTAAAGGATTAGGCTTTAAGGATACGGACTTTAATCGTTTAACTTCGGAATTTTCAGGCGGGTGGCGTATGCGCGTGGAATTAGCAAAATTGCTACTTCAAAAACACGATGTGATGTTGCTCGACGAGCCTACAAACCATTTGGATATAGATTCCATCTTGTGGCTTGAAGAATTTTTAAAAAGTTACGAAGGAGCCGTTATTTTAGTCTCTCACGATAAGCTATTCCTCGATAATGTAACCAATCGCACACTAGAAGTGGCCAATAAGCGCATACACGACTACAAGGCGAATTATTCCAAATACATTCAGCTCCGCGACGAGCGCAGAGAGCAGCTCAAAGCAGAGAAAAAGAATCAAGAACAATATATAAAACACACCGAGCAGCTCATCGATAAGTTTCGCGCCAAGGCCTCCAAAGCCTCCACCGCAAAATCATTGCAAAAAAAATTAGAGCGCATCGATATCATAGAGGTAGAGAACGAAGATGTACACAATATGAACATTAATTTTGAAGCCTCGCAGCGCTCGGGCAAAGTGGTGTTTAATTTAGAAAATGTCAAGAAAGCCTTCGGGAATCATACCATATTTAGCGGTGTAAATCTTGAAATCGTGCGGGGCGAAAAGGTGGCCTTCGTGGGACAAAACGGACAAGGCAAAACCACCCTTGCGCGTTGCATCGTGGGCGAACTAGATTTTGAAGGCAACATTAAGCACGGGCATAATGTAGAGGTGGGGTATTTTGCCCAAAATCAGCATCATGTATTAGTGGATAGCCGTAGCGTGCTTGATGAGGCAGAACACGCCGCCAATGAGAATACAAGACCCAAGGTGCGCGATGTGCTAGGCGCTTTCCTTTTCAGTGGCGAGGCCGCCGAGAAAAAGGTAAAAGTACTCTCGGGCGGTGAGCGCAATCGCTTGGCACTTGCCAAATTGCTCCTGCACCCTTCCAATGTTTTAATTATGGACGAGCCTACCAATCACCTAGATATTCAGTCCAAAGAAATCTTAAAAAAAGCCCTCAATAACTATGAGGGAACCCTCATTCTCGTTTCCCACGACAGGGAGTTCCTCAGCGGGCTAGCCGATAAAATTGTGGAATTTAAAGATGGCGAAGTCAAAGAATTCTTAGGCAATATCGATGAATATTTGGAATATAGAAAAGCCTCCAATATGCGCGAAATTGAGAAAGTGGAGCCTAAAAAACAACCCAACAAAGCCCCCACAACACCCCCTGAAAGAAAAGAAGATAAGCGGATTAAAAATAAAATAAATAATTTAGAGGCCGAAATCGCCAATATAGAAAAAGAAATCGCCAAGCTAGAAGAAAAATTTATGCAAGAAAATCCAAGCAAGGAGCAATTGGCAAATTATGAATCTTTAAAAAATAATTTGCAAGCAAAAATGCAGCTTTGGGAGGAATTATCTGAACAAATTTAA
- the gldN gene encoding gliding motility protein GldN, with translation MKFKILNIAMVLMGVFVANAQSVLNAKSPEELRKMREEGLSLNAKGEKVQNADEPMPYGYIEDNDVLWSKVVWEIIDMNEKLNQPYYNSSDGIAYSTLSLFDALKKGIESGEIKEVYDDEFFEHKLTPQEAINSLSRTDTTDWYYEQKDAGVDMSKVKDNGIDYYPVGSDKVKMIKIKGMWYIDRRLGEMRYRILGLSMMGPDAQSMGRGFEGADDYVDLFWIWYPDARKVLNRYKVFNPKNAASKVTFDDMLNGRRFNTIIYKTSDMMGNRSIDQFIPKDAQAQLEASRKIKEEILQKENEMWNY, from the coding sequence ATGAAATTTAAAATATTAAACATAGCGATGGTACTTATGGGCGTATTCGTTGCAAATGCCCAGTCTGTACTCAATGCTAAATCACCAGAGGAGCTTCGCAAAATGAGAGAGGAGGGCCTTTCCCTAAATGCGAAAGGCGAAAAAGTCCAAAATGCCGATGAGCCAATGCCCTATGGCTATATTGAGGACAATGATGTGCTGTGGTCCAAAGTAGTGTGGGAAATCATCGATATGAATGAGAAGCTCAATCAGCCTTATTACAACTCCTCCGATGGGATAGCTTATAGTACCCTCTCGCTCTTTGATGCTCTGAAAAAAGGGATAGAAAGCGGAGAAATCAAGGAGGTGTATGATGATGAATTCTTTGAGCATAAGCTCACCCCGCAAGAAGCCATAAACTCCCTTTCCAGAACCGATACTACCGATTGGTATTATGAGCAAAAGGATGCAGGCGTGGATATGAGCAAAGTAAAAGATAACGGAATTGACTACTACCCCGTAGGGAGCGACAAAGTCAAAATGATTAAAATCAAAGGTATGTGGTACATAGACCGCCGATTGGGCGAAATGCGCTACCGTATTTTAGGCCTCTCTATGATGGGCCCCGATGCACAATCTATGGGGCGCGGTTTTGAGGGCGCAGATGATTATGTAGATTTATTCTGGATTTGGTACCCCGATGCGCGTAAAGTACTCAACCGCTACAAGGTATTTAATCCCAAAAATGCCGCCTCCAAAGTTACCTTTGATGATATGCTCAACGGCAGAAGATTTAATACAATCATCTATAAAACAAGCGATATGATGGGCAATAGAAGCATCGACCAATTTATTCCAAAAGATGCCCAAGCCCAGCTAGAAGCCAGCCGAAAAATCAAAGAAGAAATTCTACAAAAAGAAAACGAAATGTGGAATTACTAA
- the gldL gene encoding gliding motility protein GldL — MAAKTKKKDVILNMVYSLGAAVVIIGALFKINHWGFGPLNGSILLAIGLGVEALIFIIFAFDPPAGEYEWERAYPELADPNAKPVARRQNFAIEPEISESSLSAKLDKMLAEAKLDAALMTRLKDGISSFSSTVEEMNRTVDASRNTQKYGDQLALAANHMESLNSLYQLQLENGKKQVELNQKFINEMQKSASGSEQFMAEMNKLTQNVNDLNKVYGGMLSAMRLPNV, encoded by the coding sequence ATGGCAGCTAAAACAAAAAAGAAAGATGTAATATTAAACATGGTGTACTCGCTAGGGGCCGCCGTGGTAATCATTGGAGCATTATTTAAAATAAATCACTGGGGTTTTGGGCCGCTAAACGGTTCAATCTTATTGGCAATAGGGCTTGGAGTAGAGGCACTTATATTCATTATATTTGCATTCGACCCACCAGCAGGCGAGTACGAATGGGAGAGAGCCTACCCAGAATTAGCCGACCCTAATGCTAAACCAGTTGCAAGAAGACAAAATTTTGCCATAGAGCCAGAAATTTCTGAATCCTCATTAAGTGCAAAATTAGATAAAATGTTGGCAGAGGCTAAGCTTGATGCGGCTTTAATGACAAGGTTGAAAGATGGAATCAGCAGTTTTAGCTCCACTGTGGAGGAGATGAATAGAACGGTAGATGCCTCAAGAAATACTCAAAAATATGGAGACCAATTGGCACTAGCGGCTAACCATATGGAGTCCTTAAATTCGCTTTACCAATTGCAATTAGAAAATGGTAAAAAACAAGTAGAATTAAACCAAAAATTCATCAATGAAATGCAAAAATCAGCCTCAGGCTCTGAGCAATTTATGGCAGAGATGAATAAATTAACTCAAAATGTAAATGATTTAAACAAAGTGTATGGCGGAATGCTATCAGCCATGAGACTACCCAATGTTTAA
- the gldK gene encoding gliding motility lipoprotein GldK produces the protein MIRIYLAVFMAVTLTSCNISSGKKKSFNDRGMIIPRNKSKSFIPQRPVGMVPIPGGSFVMGQTDYDFAQQRNASPKTVSVSGFFMDETEITNDMYHDFVNYVRDSIVRQRLAERANELGYSGGDNQGQTGIAEYAFKVRTNDNGDPSAYDQYINEMADGRSGYDSERQLNWDIPIIWDKYEYPDRDYVEVMESMYYPPEDRFNGERLIDVRKLNYVFTEIDKNKAAQYSKSGKTRKEFVTTNTINVYPDTTVWVRDFNYAYNDPLHQDYFWNTAYSKYPVVGVTWDQARGFCAYRTDKHRKYNQSRKSKSASDVIVYRLPTEVEWEYAARGGLQDAPYPWGGPYLMDSRGCYLANFKPKRGDYVEDCCSKSKKAGFIYTAPVKSFYPNDYGLYDMAGNVAEWTQSPYGTTSSEYTSTLNPYLGAGKENKKKTVKGGSWKDVGYLLMVANREYENKDSARSYIGFRTVQSIPEGADVNYRRIRK, from the coding sequence ATGATAAGAATTTATTTAGCTGTATTTATGGCAGTCACTTTGACTTCTTGTAACATTTCCAGCGGGAAAAAGAAGTCCTTTAATGACAGAGGAATGATAATTCCTCGCAATAAATCAAAAAGCTTTATCCCACAGCGTCCAGTGGGTATGGTGCCCATACCAGGCGGTTCTTTTGTAATGGGGCAAACGGATTATGATTTTGCTCAGCAACGAAACGCCTCGCCTAAAACGGTTTCCGTCTCAGGATTCTTTATGGACGAGACTGAAATTACCAATGATATGTATCACGATTTTGTGAACTATGTGAGGGACTCTATCGTGAGACAGCGCCTCGCTGAACGCGCCAATGAGCTGGGATATAGTGGTGGAGATAATCAAGGGCAAACGGGAATTGCAGAATATGCCTTTAAAGTGCGCACAAATGATAATGGCGACCCCTCTGCGTATGACCAATACATCAATGAAATGGCTGATGGTAGAAGTGGCTATGACTCTGAACGCCAGCTAAATTGGGATATTCCAATCATTTGGGATAAATATGAATACCCCGATAGAGACTATGTGGAGGTGATGGAGAGTATGTACTATCCGCCAGAAGATAGATTTAATGGAGAAAGATTAATTGATGTGAGAAAACTTAATTATGTCTTCACAGAGATTGATAAAAATAAAGCCGCTCAATACTCAAAAAGCGGAAAGACAAGAAAAGAATTTGTAACCACCAATACAATCAATGTTTACCCAGACACCACTGTGTGGGTGAGAGACTTTAATTACGCATATAACGACCCTCTACACCAAGATTATTTCTGGAATACAGCCTATTCCAAATATCCCGTTGTGGGAGTAACTTGGGACCAAGCCAGAGGATTCTGCGCGTATAGAACAGATAAGCACAGAAAATACAATCAATCCAGAAAAAGCAAATCCGCAAGCGATGTCATTGTATACCGCCTGCCCACCGAGGTAGAGTGGGAATACGCCGCGAGAGGAGGCCTGCAAGATGCCCCATACCCTTGGGGAGGCCCGTATTTAATGGATAGTAGAGGTTGCTATTTGGCAAACTTTAAGCCTAAACGAGGCGACTATGTGGAAGACTGCTGCTCAAAATCTAAAAAAGCGGGCTTTATATATACCGCACCAGTTAAATCATTCTATCCAAATGATTATGGGCTGTACGATATGGCTGGTAATGTTGCCGAGTGGACACAGTCTCCATACGGAACTACTTCTAGCGAATACACCTCAACCCTGAACCCATACCTAGGCGCAGGCAAAGAAAATAAAAAGAAAACTGTGAAAGGAGGCTCTTGGAAAGATGTAGGATACCTGCTTATGGTAGCTAATCGAGAGTATGAAAATAAAGATTCCGCACGAAGCTACATCGGGTTTAGAACCGTGCAGTCTATCCCAGAAGGAGCCGATGTAAATTACAGAAGAATAAGAAAATAA
- a CDS encoding TerB family tellurite resistance protein translates to MSKSNKTIAGYHILMLLSTIDEDFDSRADNIIREYLSDESPFSLNLDQDLEEIINLESTEVEKHFVSKVEDFYDDSTPEEREQFIEVAKKLIRADEDITDSENAFYKILLKTFRAKDQVQA, encoded by the coding sequence ATGAGCAAATCAAACAAAACCATTGCAGGCTACCATATTTTAATGTTGCTTTCGACCATCGATGAGGATTTTGATTCTCGTGCCGATAATATCATTCGCGAGTATTTAAGCGATGAGTCTCCTTTTTCTTTAAATCTTGATCAAGATTTAGAGGAAATCATCAACCTAGAAAGCACAGAGGTAGAAAAACATTTTGTGAGCAAAGTAGAGGATTTTTACGATGATTCCACACCAGAGGAGCGTGAGCAATTCATCGAAGTTGCCAAAAAACTCATTCGTGCAGATGAGGATATTACCGATAGCGAAAATGCGTTTTACAAAATATTATTAAAGACTTTTAGAGCAAAAGACCAAGTGCAAGCATAA
- the gldM gene encoding gliding motility protein GldM, translating to MAKGNLPPRQKMINLMYLIFIAMMAMQIDREVLRSFEGVNTSLTDAYTLASENNNTFYEQIKNKAKDDADYQKVQEKAENVKAKSNEVFQAIEAVKQKLIAETGYQAPREGEETSYNSLQNTDAVTNLLFRDQDPSETGIELKNKINEYHNFMLSQYASDRDKSRVNKLFSTEGEAKKEWLYRMFYNQPMVAALTNLSKIQSDVRTEEGNLVRNLLSDKLEDEIQLKAFQPIVDIPPIVKKGEKVVANIAFGAYDNTLQGSVTANGRRIALSNGRATFDLNTSADGTQTVRGTMTYKKPDGSTETMPFERTYQVVGETLAKAPTGGSISADKMNVVYRGVTNPITATINGADGPINMTASTGSLSGSNGKYNYRVSSGNTVVFTASAKTSSGAVVTEKKEFRIKPVPPPQGQIRGKNSLTTSVSSLSRLTVEAAIPNFEFPVSFTVKSFKVKVPGQRTVSVTGNNLSGAERVLKTVKSGDAVNIFDIEATASGIDGRIPNISPVVIDVQ from the coding sequence ATGGCAAAGGGAAATTTACCACCACGCCAGAAGATGATTAACCTGATGTATCTTATCTTCATTGCTATGATGGCGATGCAGATAGATAGAGAGGTGTTGAGAAGTTTTGAAGGCGTAAATACTTCGCTCACAGATGCGTATACATTGGCGAGCGAAAATAATAATACATTCTACGAGCAAATTAAGAATAAAGCCAAAGATGATGCCGATTACCAAAAAGTGCAGGAAAAGGCAGAAAATGTAAAGGCAAAATCAAATGAAGTTTTCCAAGCAATAGAGGCTGTAAAGCAAAAATTAATTGCTGAAACTGGCTACCAAGCACCCCGAGAGGGAGAGGAAACTAGCTATAACTCATTACAAAATACCGATGCGGTGACTAATCTACTTTTTAGAGACCAAGACCCTTCGGAAACTGGAATTGAGCTGAAAAATAAAATTAATGAATACCATAATTTTATGCTCTCTCAGTATGCAAGCGATAGAGATAAGTCGCGTGTAAATAAGCTATTTAGTACAGAGGGTGAGGCTAAAAAAGAGTGGTTGTATCGAATGTTTTATAACCAGCCTATGGTTGCTGCCCTTACTAATTTATCCAAAATCCAGTCAGATGTGCGCACAGAAGAGGGTAACTTGGTGCGTAACTTGCTGTCAGATAAGTTGGAAGATGAAATTCAATTAAAGGCATTCCAGCCAATTGTAGACATTCCGCCAATTGTGAAAAAAGGCGAAAAAGTAGTGGCAAATATTGCTTTTGGAGCATACGATAATACATTACAGGGCTCGGTAACTGCCAATGGCCGCCGGATTGCTTTGTCTAATGGTAGAGCTACTTTTGACTTGAATACATCAGCCGATGGTACGCAGACGGTGAGAGGTACTATGACTTATAAAAAGCCAGATGGCTCAACTGAGACTATGCCATTTGAGCGCACCTATCAAGTTGTAGGCGAAACATTAGCCAAGGCACCTACAGGAGGATCCATCTCAGCAGATAAAATGAATGTTGTGTACAGAGGCGTAACAAACCCTATTACTGCAACCATCAACGGAGCAGATGGCCCAATTAATATGACAGCTTCCACAGGATCACTTAGTGGATCAAACGGAAAATATAATTACCGAGTTTCTTCTGGAAACACCGTAGTATTTACCGCAAGTGCTAAAACATCAAGTGGAGCAGTTGTAACAGAGAAAAAGGAATTTAGAATAAAACCAGTTCCACCGCCACAAGGACAAATTCGTGGCAAAAATTCACTCACCACCTCGGTAAGTTCGCTTTCAAGGCTTACGGTAGAGGCTGCAATTCCAAACTTTGAGTTCCCAGTGAGCTTTACTGTAAAAAGCTTTAAAGTAAAAGTGCCAGGGCAGAGAACTGTGAGCGTTACTGGAAATAACTTAAGTGGCGCAGAGAGAGTGCTGAAAACTGTGAAATCAGGAGATGCCGTAAACATCTTTGATATCGAGGCCACAGCCTCAGGTATTGATGGCAGAATTCCAAACATCTCGCCAGTAGTAATAGATGTGCAATAA